In a single window of the Halanaerobiaceae bacterium ANBcell28 genome:
- a CDS encoding redoxin domain-containing protein, translating to MTIKVGENLKNFTLEDQNENKVSLNDFKGKKVLLSFHPLAWTGVCTKQMKALDDNYEQFEESNTIPLGINVEATPSKKAWAEDMELENLRILSDFWPHGQLAKELGVFIEENGFSGRVNILLDEEHNVVWVKEYDIPELPDIEEVLEKTAE from the coding sequence ATGACAATAAAAGTAGGCGAAAATTTAAAGAACTTTACTCTTGAAGATCAAAATGAGAACAAAGTATCGCTCAATGATTTTAAAGGGAAGAAAGTCTTACTATCATTTCACCCATTAGCCTGGACTGGGGTTTGCACAAAACAGATGAAAGCACTTGATGATAATTATGAGCAGTTTGAGGAAAGCAATACAATTCCATTGGGAATTAATGTAGAAGCAACACCTTCTAAAAAAGCTTGGGCAGAAGATATGGAATTAGAAAACTTACGTATTTTATCTGATTTTTGGCCACATGGTCAACTGGCTAAAGAATTGGGCGTATTTATTGAAGAAAATGGTTTTTCTGGACGTGTAAATATTTTATTGGATGAAGAACATAATGTAGTTTGGGTTAAAGAATATGATATACCAGAATTACCTG